From a single Endozoicomonas euniceicola genomic region:
- the mutS gene encoding DNA mismatch repair protein MutS codes for MVNSKDKTDVHLSKHTPMMQQYLRIKQQHRDHLVFYRMGDFYELFYDDAKKAARLLDITLTARGQSGGEPIPMAGIPYHAAEGYLARLVRLRVSVAICEQVGDPATSKGPVERKVMRILTPGTVSDEALLDDRQDNLLTAVNHHDHLYGIATLDISSGQFTVLEVRDEEALLAEIERLSPAEILVNDEHSWPESVTARPGTIKRPPWDFDLETAVEQLTRQFQTKNLQGFGCDKLSVAIESAGCLLQYAKETQRTALPHIRGLQLENREDSVVLDAASRKNLELTTNLSGGRDHTLMSVLDHTSTAMGSRLLGRWINRPLRDLKKLQDRQDSIETLKQGFYFETLQPVLKGIGDIERILARVALKSARPRDLARLRDAFLQLPELQDILRTIDSEAIHNLSAIISEHPQLAGLLDSAIIENPPVVIRDGGVIATGYDAELDEFRALSENAGDYLVQLEQRERERSGLASLKVGYNRVHGYYIELSRRESDDAPVEYIRRQTLKNVERFITPELKEFEDKALSSKSRALSREKALYDELLDKLVEALGPMQETAMGLAELDVLTNLAERAESLNFCKPELTPAPGIAIEEGRHPVVEQVLDEPFVANSVHFNHQRRMLVITGPNMGGKSTYMRQTALIVLMAHVGSFVPASRAKIGVVDRIFTRIGSSDDLAGGRSTFMVEMTETANILHNATESSLVLMDEVGRGTSTFDGLSLAWSCAHYLADSVKAFTLFATHYFELTQLPDECDTVVNVHLNATEHDDRIVFLHAVQEGPASQSYGLQVAQLAGVPRHVVNQAKTKLAQLEQTPSSQVSTLQSVANVVEEQPLQSDLFATAQPHPAVDRLGEINPDEISPRQALDLIYDLKSLTK; via the coding sequence ATGGTAAATTCTAAAGATAAGACTGACGTACATCTTTCTAAACACACCCCCATGATGCAGCAATACCTGCGCATCAAACAGCAGCACCGGGATCACCTGGTCTTTTATCGTATGGGGGATTTTTATGAACTGTTTTACGACGATGCCAAAAAAGCGGCCCGACTGCTCGACATTACCCTGACCGCCCGGGGGCAATCCGGTGGCGAGCCTATTCCTATGGCGGGCATTCCCTACCACGCCGCTGAAGGTTATCTGGCCCGGCTGGTGCGCCTCCGTGTCTCGGTAGCTATCTGCGAACAGGTGGGTGACCCGGCCACCAGCAAAGGGCCGGTAGAGCGCAAAGTTATGCGTATTCTGACACCGGGCACCGTCAGTGATGAAGCGTTGCTGGATGATCGTCAGGATAACCTGCTGACCGCCGTGAACCACCATGACCACCTTTATGGCATTGCCACGCTGGATATCAGCAGTGGTCAATTTACCGTATTGGAAGTCAGGGATGAAGAAGCCCTGCTGGCAGAAATCGAACGCCTCAGCCCCGCAGAGATTCTGGTCAACGATGAACATTCATGGCCTGAAAGCGTTACAGCTCGCCCCGGCACCATTAAACGCCCACCCTGGGATTTTGACCTGGAAACCGCCGTTGAGCAGCTGACACGTCAGTTTCAAACCAAAAATCTGCAAGGCTTTGGCTGCGATAAACTCTCGGTAGCCATAGAGTCCGCGGGCTGCCTGCTGCAATATGCCAAAGAGACTCAGCGTACCGCCCTGCCCCATATTCGTGGCCTTCAACTGGAAAACCGTGAAGACAGCGTGGTACTGGATGCCGCCAGTCGCAAGAACCTGGAACTGACCACCAATCTGTCCGGTGGTCGGGATCATACCCTGATGTCGGTACTGGATCATACCTCTACCGCCATGGGCAGTCGCCTTCTGGGGCGATGGATCAACCGCCCCCTCCGCGACCTTAAAAAACTTCAGGATCGTCAGGACAGTATTGAGACACTGAAGCAGGGTTTCTACTTTGAAACCCTGCAACCCGTACTGAAAGGCATTGGTGATATTGAACGGATTCTGGCAAGGGTGGCTCTGAAGTCAGCCCGTCCAAGAGACCTTGCCCGACTCCGTGACGCTTTTCTGCAACTGCCTGAACTGCAGGATATTCTGCGTACCATTGACAGCGAAGCCATTCACAATCTGTCTGCCATCATCAGTGAACACCCACAACTGGCAGGCCTGCTCGATAGTGCCATCATTGAAAATCCACCGGTAGTGATCCGGGACGGCGGTGTTATTGCAACTGGTTACGATGCGGAGCTGGATGAATTTCGTGCGCTCAGTGAAAACGCAGGGGACTACCTGGTTCAGCTGGAACAGAGAGAGCGGGAACGTTCAGGGCTTGCCAGCCTGAAAGTGGGTTATAATCGTGTCCACGGTTACTACATAGAGTTAAGTCGTCGTGAGTCAGACGATGCCCCGGTAGAATACATTCGTCGTCAAACCCTGAAAAACGTCGAACGCTTTATTACACCGGAACTGAAAGAGTTTGAAGACAAGGCGCTATCGAGCAAAAGCCGCGCCCTGAGCCGGGAAAAAGCGTTGTATGATGAACTGCTCGATAAGCTGGTTGAAGCACTGGGCCCCATGCAGGAAACAGCAATGGGACTGGCGGAACTGGACGTATTGACCAACCTGGCAGAACGTGCGGAGTCACTCAATTTTTGTAAACCGGAGCTGACACCGGCACCGGGTATCGCCATCGAAGAAGGCCGTCACCCGGTGGTTGAGCAGGTGCTGGATGAACCTTTTGTCGCCAACAGCGTCCACTTCAACCATCAGCGTCGTATGCTGGTCATCACCGGTCCTAACATGGGTGGTAAATCCACCTATATGCGCCAGACCGCCCTGATTGTGCTGATGGCGCATGTGGGCAGTTTCGTACCCGCCAGCAGGGCAAAAATAGGCGTTGTTGACCGTATCTTTACCCGTATTGGTTCTTCTGACGATCTGGCCGGTGGTCGTTCAACCTTTATGGTGGAAATGACAGAAACCGCTAATATTCTACACAACGCCACCGAGAGCAGCCTGGTTCTGATGGACGAAGTGGGACGCGGCACCAGTACCTTTGACGGCTTGTCCCTGGCCTGGTCCTGTGCTCATTACCTTGCGGATTCGGTGAAGGCCTTTACCCTGTTTGCTACTCACTATTTTGAGCTGACCCAGCTACCAGATGAATGCGACACCGTTGTCAACGTTCATCTGAACGCTACCGAACACGACGATCGTATAGTATTTTTACATGCGGTGCAGGAAGGGCCAGCCAGCCAGAGTTATGGTTTACAGGTTGCCCAGTTAGCCGGTGTACCAAGGCATGTGGTGAATCAGGCCAAAACCAAACTGGCACAGTTGGAGCAAACGCCTTCGAGTCAGGTATCAACTTTACAGTCGGTAGCCAATGTTGTTGAGGAACAACCGCTACAGAGTGATCTGTTTGCCACGGCACAGCCTCATCCGGCTGTTGACCGGCTGGGCGAAATCAATCCTGATGAAATTTCACCGCGACAGGCGCTGGATCTGATCTATGATCTGAAAAGCCTGACAAAATAA
- the fdxA gene encoding ferredoxin FdxA: protein MAFVVGENCIKCKYTDCVEVCPVDCFYEGPNFLVIHPDECIDCALCEPECPANAIFSEDEVPEDQQEFIELNAVLADVWDNITEKKDSLPDADEWDGVKGKLEHLER, encoded by the coding sequence ATGGCTTTCGTAGTGGGTGAAAACTGCATTAAGTGCAAATACACTGACTGTGTAGAAGTATGTCCGGTAGACTGCTTTTACGAGGGACCCAACTTTCTGGTCATCCACCCGGACGAATGCATAGACTGTGCCCTGTGTGAGCCCGAGTGCCCTGCCAACGCCATTTTTTCTGAAGACGAAGTGCCCGAAGACCAGCAGGAATTCATTGAACTGAATGCGGTTCTGGCAGATGTCTGGGACAACATCACAGAGAAAAAGGATTCGTTGCCCGATGCCGACGAGTGGGACGGTGTAAAAGGCAAGCTGGAACACCTGGAGCGTTAA
- the rpoS gene encoding RNA polymerase sigma factor RpoS: protein MAAKRDSSEQGFTEELTQGQDDIENLSDIGLLGSGTAPEAANKTTKAASTTDYSRQRRDDDGFYKTIDATQLYLNEIGFSPLLTPEEEVHYARLARKGVEAGRRRMIESNLRLVVKISRRYVNRGLTLLDLIEEGNLGLIRAVEKFDPERGFRFSTYATWWIRQTIERAIMNQTRTIRLPIHVVKELNVYLRAARELTQKLDHDPTPEEIAQLLDKPVEDVKRMLGLNERVTSVDTPLGPDSDKSILDTISDDKESDPAELLQDLDLNDSLDKWLGELSEKQREVVARRFGLRGYETSTLEEVGKEIGLTRERVRQIQVEALKRLRSILEKQGLSGESLFS from the coding sequence ATGGCAGCGAAGAGGGATAGCTCAGAGCAAGGTTTTACTGAGGAATTGACCCAGGGACAGGATGATATTGAGAATCTGTCGGATATCGGGCTTCTAGGGTCCGGTACAGCGCCGGAGGCGGCGAACAAGACCACCAAGGCAGCTTCCACTACAGATTATTCCCGTCAACGACGTGATGATGATGGTTTTTATAAAACCATTGATGCAACGCAGTTGTACCTGAATGAAATAGGCTTCTCTCCGTTGTTGACGCCGGAAGAAGAAGTACATTATGCACGGCTGGCCCGTAAGGGGGTAGAAGCTGGCCGTCGACGTATGATTGAGAGTAACCTGCGGCTGGTGGTGAAAATCTCCCGACGCTATGTTAATCGTGGGCTGACCCTTCTGGATTTGATCGAAGAAGGTAACCTGGGCCTGATCCGGGCGGTTGAAAAGTTTGATCCGGAGCGTGGCTTCCGGTTCTCGACTTATGCCACCTGGTGGATTCGGCAGACGATTGAACGGGCCATTATGAACCAGACCCGTACCATTCGTCTTCCCATCCATGTGGTCAAGGAGCTGAACGTTTATCTGCGTGCAGCCAGGGAACTTACCCAGAAGCTTGATCATGACCCGACCCCGGAAGAAATTGCCCAGCTGCTTGATAAGCCGGTAGAAGACGTTAAGCGCATGCTGGGTCTGAATGAGCGCGTCACTTCCGTCGATACGCCACTGGGGCCTGACTCAGATAAATCCATACTGGATACGATTTCTGACGATAAGGAATCGGATCCGGCCGAACTGCTTCAGGATCTGGATTTAAACGACAGTCTTGATAAATGGCTGGGTGAGCTGTCTGAAAAGCAGCGTGAAGTGGTCGCCCGTCGTTTTGGTCTGAGAGGCTATGAAACCAGCACACTGGAGGAAGTGGGTAAAGAAATTGGACTGACTCGTGAAAGGGTTCGGCAGATACAGGTCGAAGCACTGAAACGCTTGCGCAGTATTCTGGAAAAACAGGGCTTGTCCGGCGAGTCATTGTTTAGTTAG
- a CDS encoding peptidoglycan DD-metalloendopeptidase family protein, with protein sequence MVLFAKHPLIKLSVCSKISLIVLAFIGLTACSHDPSSVVVKELRSPPRVTSGTHIVRPEDTLYSIAWLYGRDFRELADNNGIRSPYIIHPGQHIALEQQKRTTTPPPPRQPVASPKKQVVKKPPLKKKPVVRSNPRTVAWRWPSKGNVIQGFSLSGPVNKGIDINGNLGEPVMAAAAGEVVYAGSDLAGYGRLIIMKHNNSYLSAYAHNRELLVGEGDSVKAGQKIAEIGSTGTTEPKLHFEIRRNGNPVDPMRFLPKR encoded by the coding sequence ATGGTTTTGTTCGCAAAGCATCCTCTAATTAAATTGAGTGTTTGCTCAAAAATAAGCCTGATTGTTCTGGCGTTTATAGGATTGACTGCCTGCAGTCATGATCCATCCAGCGTTGTCGTCAAGGAACTGCGTTCGCCTCCCAGGGTGACATCGGGCACTCATATTGTCAGGCCGGAAGATACCTTGTACTCCATAGCCTGGCTCTATGGCAGAGACTTTCGGGAACTGGCGGACAACAACGGAATCCGTTCCCCCTATATTATTCACCCAGGTCAGCATATCGCTCTGGAACAACAAAAACGGACGACTACTCCACCCCCGCCACGACAGCCGGTTGCTTCGCCCAAAAAGCAAGTGGTTAAAAAACCACCACTGAAAAAAAAGCCTGTAGTCCGTTCAAATCCTCGAACTGTCGCCTGGCGTTGGCCATCTAAGGGCAATGTTATCCAGGGTTTCTCGTTGTCAGGACCGGTTAATAAAGGGATTGATATCAACGGCAATTTGGGAGAGCCTGTAATGGCAGCTGCAGCCGGTGAGGTTGTCTACGCAGGTAGTGATCTGGCTGGTTATGGCAGGCTGATTATTATGAAGCACAATAACAGCTATCTGAGCGCTTACGCTCATAACAGGGAGTTGCTTGTGGGTGAGGGAGACTCAGTTAAAGCAGGCCAGAAGATAGCCGAAATAGGTTCTACAGGAACTACAGAGCCTAAGCTGCATTTCGAAATTCGGCGTAATGGCAATCCAGTCGACCCCATGCGATTCCTGCCAAAGCGATGA
- a CDS encoding DUF368 domain-containing protein produces MSDKTDFLGLVLRGMAMGAADVVPGVSGGTIAFITGIYDRLLNSLRSFSPTLLLLLKNEGIGACWKKVDGNFLVCVFGGILISILSFAHLISYLLAEFPVLIWSFFFGLILVSGLHMVRQVSQYSITGGILFVLAAVAAYMIGTLTPASLDPTPLMLFFAGSIAICAMILPGISGSFLLLLMGLYATVLQAVKTLDLVVLTIFASGCVVGLLSFSHVLSWLLRKHRDLALSLLTGLMMGALGKVWPWKQTLETRVNSSGEEVPFLEMNVSPFNYESLTGEPAFFLPGLLLMGAAIVMFLAIEWFGKRR; encoded by the coding sequence ATGTCTGATAAAACAGATTTTCTTGGGCTGGTGCTCAGAGGCATGGCTATGGGGGCTGCGGATGTGGTTCCCGGTGTGTCCGGTGGCACCATTGCCTTTATTACCGGCATTTATGACCGTCTGCTGAATTCTCTGCGCAGTTTCTCGCCGACGTTGCTGTTGCTGTTGAAAAACGAAGGTATCGGTGCCTGCTGGAAAAAGGTAGACGGCAATTTTCTGGTGTGTGTATTCGGCGGTATTCTGATCAGTATTCTGTCTTTTGCACACCTGATCAGCTATCTGCTGGCGGAGTTTCCGGTGCTGATCTGGTCGTTTTTCTTTGGACTTATCCTTGTGTCCGGCTTACACATGGTTCGGCAGGTTAGTCAGTACAGCATAACGGGCGGAATACTGTTTGTGCTGGCAGCGGTGGCTGCTTATATGATTGGCACCCTGACGCCTGCCAGTCTTGACCCTACACCGCTGATGTTGTTTTTTGCCGGCTCGATCGCTATCTGTGCCATGATTTTACCGGGCATATCCGGCAGTTTCCTGCTATTGCTGATGGGTTTGTACGCTACGGTTTTACAGGCCGTAAAAACACTGGATTTGGTGGTTCTGACTATTTTCGCCTCAGGTTGCGTGGTCGGGCTGCTGAGTTTTTCACACGTTCTGTCCTGGTTATTACGCAAGCACCGTGACCTTGCCCTGTCGCTGTTAACCGGTTTGATGATGGGGGCTCTTGGCAAAGTCTGGCCCTGGAAGCAGACGCTGGAAACCCGTGTGAACAGCTCTGGTGAAGAAGTCCCTTTTCTGGAAATGAACGTTTCACCTTTCAACTATGAATCCCTGACCGGGGAGCCTGCTTTCTTCCTGCCGGGACTGCTACTGATGGGGGCAGCCATAGTGATGTTCCTGGCTATTGAGTGGTTTGGTAAGCGTCGATAG